The proteins below are encoded in one region of Alistipes communis:
- a CDS encoding TlpA family protein disulfide reductase, translated as MKPIPICRVLAALLLLPLFACGPDGVVPRRTVIAGRVVDLAGGASGAVLFNTEDPFALKSRMAARVSPEANDFHFVFRTAYTTGMTGVYGDFFDLIVSPGDSVYVTIDAGRMRAGDPDAIRFSGDHARTNNALASVAGLKRRLCEQAPAVEGDPQEYLASYRRYRQAVADSLSARRLPAEVREAVARDIDMVQIWNHDLDPAAWRAIFTDPMFDIFDLERNMVSVINYSAGISYYLGAICPDEIEAVRSGAAPAEALAAVAARLDADPQIGRGLRDYLLYGCMEGMRANGAVPAERMAGLFLDPAYAARVRERAAERPAFSTVPLSGVLRCDAAGRIDTLPDCELLSTLAARHPGKALYVDFCSTWCGPCRSELKTAMPILREHYAGSDEVRFVTLCLQSRRKAWIEFLDEFGLTGLGENYFLPDAASSLTLAEYDLSGFPTYMLIAPDGRLATCDAPRPSQFEAATEAIDALLAGKGVRSGEK; from the coding sequence ATGAAACCGATTCCGATCTGCCGCGTTCTCGCGGCATTGCTGCTGTTGCCGCTTTTTGCCTGCGGGCCGGACGGCGTCGTCCCGCGGCGTACGGTCATCGCGGGACGTGTGGTCGATCTCGCCGGGGGAGCTTCCGGGGCGGTGCTGTTCAATACCGAAGATCCCTTCGCGTTGAAAAGCCGTATGGCAGCCCGTGTCTCGCCCGAAGCGAATGATTTCCATTTCGTATTCCGAACGGCCTATACGACCGGAATGACCGGCGTATACGGCGATTTCTTCGATCTGATCGTCTCCCCCGGCGACTCGGTCTATGTGACCATCGACGCGGGGCGGATGCGTGCCGGTGATCCCGATGCGATCCGTTTTTCGGGCGACCATGCACGGACCAACAATGCGCTTGCGTCGGTCGCCGGCCTGAAAAGAAGGCTGTGCGAGCAGGCTCCCGCCGTCGAGGGCGATCCGCAGGAGTATCTGGCGAGCTACCGGCGTTACCGGCAGGCCGTCGCCGATTCGCTCTCCGCGCGCCGGCTTCCGGCCGAGGTGCGCGAGGCGGTGGCCCGTGACATCGATATGGTGCAGATATGGAACCACGACCTCGATCCGGCGGCATGGCGGGCGATCTTCACCGATCCGATGTTCGACATCTTCGATCTGGAACGCAATATGGTCTCTGTCATCAACTATTCGGCCGGCATCAGCTATTATCTCGGTGCGATTTGTCCCGACGAGATCGAGGCCGTTCGGTCGGGCGCAGCGCCGGCCGAAGCGTTGGCGGCCGTTGCGGCCCGGCTCGATGCCGACCCGCAGATCGGCCGGGGACTGCGCGATTACCTGCTTTACGGTTGTATGGAAGGCATGCGTGCGAACGGTGCGGTGCCGGCCGAACGGATGGCCGGATTGTTCCTCGATCCGGCCTATGCGGCGCGGGTGCGCGAACGGGCGGCGGAACGTCCTGCTTTCAGCACTGTCCCGCTTTCCGGCGTGCTGCGGTGCGATGCGGCGGGACGGATCGATACGCTGCCCGACTGCGAGCTGCTCTCGACGTTGGCGGCCCGTCATCCGGGGAAGGCGCTCTACGTCGATTTCTGTTCGACATGGTGCGGTCCTTGCCGCAGCGAGTTGAAAACGGCGATGCCGATCCTGCGCGAACATTACGCCGGCTCGGACGAGGTCCGTTTCGTCACGCTATGCCTCCAATCGCGTCGCAAGGCATGGATCGAATTTCTGGATGAATTCGGTCTGACGGGGCTGGGCGAGAACTATTTCCTGCCCGATGCGGCTTCTTCGCTGACGCTGGCCGAATACGACCTGTCCGGTTTTCCGACCTATATGCTCATTGCGCCCGACGGACGGCTCGCGACGTGCGATGCACCGCGTCCCTCGCAGTTCGAAGCGGCGACGGAGGCGATCGACGCCCTGCTGGCCGGAAAAGGGGTGCGCAGCGGCGAAAAGTGA
- the rpsF gene encoding 30S ribosomal protein S6: MNNYETVFIVTPVLSEAQVQEVADKFQGVITENGGQLVNVEKWGLKKLAYPIQNKTTGFYFLVEFTGEGSLINTLETQYRRDERVIRFLTFKQDKYAVEYSEKRRAKLSNKTQEE, from the coding sequence ATGAACAATTACGAAACCGTTTTCATTGTCACGCCGGTTCTCTCCGAGGCTCAGGTTCAGGAGGTGGCTGACAAATTCCAAGGTGTCATCACCGAGAACGGCGGTCAGCTCGTGAATGTGGAGAAGTGGGGGCTCAAAAAGCTCGCTTACCCGATTCAGAACAAGACCACCGGTTTCTACTTCCTCGTGGAGTTCACGGGCGAGGGTTCTCTGATCAACACGTTGGAGACCCAGTATCGCCGCGACGAACGTGTGATCCGCTTTTTGACGTTCAAGCAGGACAAGTACGCTGTCGAGTATTCGGAGAAGCGTCGTGCAAAACTTTCTAACAAAACGCAGGAGGAGTAA
- the rpsR gene encoding 30S ribosomal protein S18, producing the protein MAQENKAQASEIRYLNPVSVDVKKKKYCRFKKLGIKYVDYKDGEFLKKFLNEQGKILPRRLTGTSQKFQKKVAQAVKRARHLAILPFVTDCMK; encoded by the coding sequence ATGGCACAGGAGAACAAAGCACAGGCATCGGAGATCCGTTACCTCAATCCGGTATCGGTCGACGTGAAGAAGAAGAAGTACTGCCGTTTCAAGAAACTCGGCATCAAGTACGTGGATTATAAGGACGGCGAGTTCCTGAAGAAGTTCCTCAACGAGCAGGGCAAGATCCTTCCCCGCCGCCTGACGGGTACTTCGCAGAAGTTCCAGAAGAAGGTCGCACAGGCCGTTAAGCGTGCGCGTCACCTCGCCATTCTGCCGTTCGTAACCGATTGTATGAAATAA
- the rplI gene encoding 50S ribosomal protein L9, with protein MEVILLKDMEKLGYANDIVNVKPGYANNYLIPQGYAKAATASAKKVLAENLKQRAHKDAKILADAQALAEKIANLPLTIAMKAEEGKIFGSVTAADLAEALAAKGVELDRKTITVEAIKNVGEYEASAKLHREVKATIKFTVVAEE; from the coding sequence ATGGAAGTGATTCTTTTGAAAGATATGGAGAAGCTGGGCTACGCCAACGACATCGTGAACGTGAAGCCCGGTTACGCGAACAACTACTTGATTCCTCAGGGTTATGCCAAGGCCGCGACCGCTTCGGCGAAGAAGGTGCTGGCCGAAAACCTGAAACAGCGTGCCCACAAGGACGCCAAGATTCTGGCCGACGCACAGGCACTGGCCGAGAAGATCGCCAACCTGCCGCTCACCATTGCGATGAAGGCCGAGGAGGGCAAGATCTTCGGTTCGGTGACCGCAGCCGATCTGGCCGAGGCGCTGGCAGCCAAAGGCGTCGAGTTGGATCGCAAGACGATTACGGTCGAGGCGATCAAGAACGTCGGCGAGTACGAGGCTTCGGCCAAGTTGCACCGCGAGGTGAAGGCCACGATCAAGTTCACGGTCGTAGCAGAGGAGTAA
- a CDS encoding fibronectin type III domain-containing protein produces the protein MKINKMLIAIPAMLAVVLSSCKDDDPTVGIDSSMPAPAEVSYDEMNSSSSSIGVYWDANAALKSGATSFTVQILKKKDVGGDAYDNTVSHTLQSSDSPYDASQFTGLTEGSKYFVRVRANYPRSVYSEWAYILSSYNVPAKVKVGTGVMHIDPNAKNGPEDVTVVPFFSDLNLKWEEDDTAESYVIYIDDQKVGETEELSYHVTGLDYNTSYSVSVASVYSDGSEVKADPEPTKTGNIQQITRNVGPTHLSVNWDDVSGGAGAGSRAYQVELSKEESMANPIYSIYCVDGQASTNGSFGSSSWYGKENGTNLLPPTSISFGQLEPATTYYFRVKTVGNYSFQGSKGTVTIKATNGESDFSPVITLRTEAEHTPAANEILYQGFDNITMQSDFINTAAGTTPYWSDKAIVSKQADTPNPWEGAWVVYPFANSHLLATWGMASTANYIDGQATYKGQANRIAGDKSGSLKGWYIGDQVSPHQGYVKVGTSSKDGFYIATPALDSPLLSAEGTLCTFSFKGCPLMTDGRVVDIEVYRAATKTFEKVTSITMDSTLADGWTSSDYLCNYKWTTYSIDITLHPGDNVAVISTNKSRFAIDDIMIVKK, from the coding sequence ATGAAAATCAATAAAATGCTTATAGCGATTCCCGCTATGTTAGCTGTTGTTCTGAGTAGCTGTAAAGATGACGATCCGACGGTCGGTATCGATTCGAGTATGCCGGCTCCCGCCGAAGTCTCTTACGACGAAATGAACTCGTCGAGTTCATCCATCGGAGTGTATTGGGACGCTAACGCCGCATTGAAAAGCGGGGCGACATCTTTTACGGTTCAAATCTTAAAGAAAAAAGATGTCGGCGGAGATGCTTACGACAATACGGTCTCCCATACACTTCAATCCTCAGACTCTCCGTATGATGCATCTCAATTCACAGGACTGACCGAAGGAAGCAAATATTTTGTACGGGTACGCGCAAACTATCCCCGTTCGGTCTACTCCGAATGGGCATATATTCTGAGTTCTTACAACGTTCCGGCCAAAGTAAAAGTCGGAACAGGAGTCATGCATATCGATCCCAATGCCAAGAACGGCCCCGAAGATGTCACCGTTGTGCCGTTCTTCTCCGATCTCAACCTCAAATGGGAAGAAGACGATACGGCGGAAAGTTATGTAATTTATATCGACGATCAAAAAGTCGGGGAAACAGAAGAGTTATCCTACCATGTAACCGGACTTGATTACAATACGTCTTACAGCGTAAGCGTAGCGTCTGTCTATTCGGATGGTTCCGAAGTAAAAGCCGATCCCGAACCGACAAAGACCGGAAATATCCAGCAAATTACACGCAACGTCGGTCCGACCCACCTCAGCGTAAACTGGGATGACGTATCCGGTGGTGCGGGAGCCGGATCGCGCGCTTATCAGGTCGAACTTTCCAAGGAAGAATCGATGGCGAACCCCATTTATTCGATCTATTGCGTGGACGGTCAAGCCTCGACCAACGGTTCGTTCGGCAGCTCTTCTTGGTATGGAAAAGAGAATGGAACGAACCTTCTGCCTCCTACGTCGATCTCATTCGGCCAGCTGGAACCGGCAACGACCTACTATTTCCGCGTGAAGACCGTCGGAAATTACAGTTTCCAAGGAAGCAAGGGTACCGTTACGATCAAGGCCACAAACGGAGAATCGGACTTCTCTCCCGTGATTACACTCCGCACCGAAGCCGAACACACCCCTGCGGCGAATGAAATTCTTTACCAAGGATTCGACAATATTACGATGCAGTCCGATTTCATCAATACGGCCGCAGGCACCACGCCGTACTGGTCCGATAAAGCGATCGTTTCCAAACAAGCCGATACCCCGAATCCGTGGGAAGGAGCATGGGTCGTATATCCGTTCGCAAATTCGCACTTGCTTGCAACATGGGGCATGGCCTCCACCGCAAATTACATCGACGGCCAAGCAACATACAAGGGCCAGGCGAATCGAATCGCAGGAGACAAATCCGGCTCGCTGAAAGGGTGGTACATCGGCGATCAGGTATCGCCTCATCAAGGTTATGTCAAAGTCGGTACAAGTTCGAAGGACGGATTTTATATTGCAACTCCCGCACTTGACAGTCCTTTATTGAGCGCAGAAGGAACGCTTTGCACATTCTCGTTCAAAGGCTGCCCGTTAATGACCGATGGAAGAGTCGTCGATATCGAAGTATATCGCGCGGCGACCAAAACCTTCGAGAAAGTAACGAGTATCACGATGGATTCCACTTTGGCAGATGGATGGACAAGCAGCGACTACCTCTGCAACTACAAGTGGACAACTTATTCGATCGATATCACGTTGCATCCGGGAGATAACGTGGCCGTTATTTCTACGAACAAGAGCCGGTTTGCTATCGACGACATCATGATCGTTAAAAAATAA
- a CDS encoding SusC/RagA family TonB-linked outer membrane protein, producing the protein MKHVLLPPPSKKFAVRGVFTCALACLMMLISSSVFAQSQTISGTVTDATTNSPLAGAAIMVKGTTVGTISDADGSYRIKAKPTDVLVCTFFGYKSQEVTVGNRSAVNFAIAEDNTKIDEVVVVGYGTLKKTQLVGAVENLSGEALEGRTNANITRSLQGQIPGLNIIQTDGKPNHQGSVYVRGNATGYQSRKSGTSGEGTKHSIGQGGSALVLIDGVEGDLTTVNPEDVETISVLKDAASAAVYGARGAFGVILVTTKAAKKDRVTVNYNGSFSINRRTVIWEDHLVSDGLQWAEAFAEFFQGNDRTPQSSGTFPSDVNKEIGFSQAYLDEFRRRKTDPSYEKYGNLYGNLNELGSTTNKTVYYGSTDWVDMYLKDYNFTQTHNITVSGAGERSSFAISGRYYNQDGIYNIGEEDFKSYNLRAKGDVKIAKWLTLANNTSIFSRKYHQPFVVNGSMPIWRQIEHRAQPLYPVYNEDGTPTYAAAAMVYEGWMRDEAYQEDNKLDAITTTTLTAEPIKDVLKVSADFTYKAIRSKKDRLSPTQTGYTTAGEPHEYNPNSYKSHWTYDTDYVASNIVATWTPKLGENHNLNVVGGWNIEKTKYRNTYLQRRGILYPSLPSFELMDSSEYNVSDGGYDKSMVGIFGRINYTLLNRYIFEFAARYDGSSLFPTNQQWGFFPSGSIGWRISEEPWMKWSRNWLDNFKIRANVGSLGNASIDPYQFLSLMRTSNSASKSIEKSSILINGEQVPYTSWPTMVPASLTWETVTTYDIGVDFDLLRNRLSGSFDYYWRYTNDMLINGPDYPQVLGETSPKGNFGALKTKGWEASLSWRDSFKVGGKPFNYNVKVSVWDSRTWVKDYYNSDGAIYSYYKGQELGDIWGFRTDGYFLTNEEANNWAVDAFHKNGNNFRAYAGDLKFLDLDGNGKIENGGERPTLDNHGDLDIIGNTTPRYQYGINLGANWNGIGLSVFVQGVGKRDWYPMVESGFFWGMYNRPYGYLPKVHTTDAVIMDYSTENWRVTNPGAYYTRRVTYAANRNVGPLTYENDYYLQDASYWRIKNITIDYTFPQELTRKIRIEKLKIYVSGDNIFTHSPLFKHTDMFDPETIGFGDSDYNDTTGGLSGVGQGYSYPMLKTWTIGLNVTF; encoded by the coding sequence ATGAAACACGTACTACTTCCCCCCCCCAGTAAAAAGTTTGCTGTGCGAGGTGTGTTCACGTGTGCTCTTGCTTGTTTGATGATGCTCATATCATCGAGCGTTTTCGCACAGAGCCAAACGATTTCTGGTACCGTTACCGACGCTACGACCAACAGCCCGCTTGCAGGTGCGGCGATCATGGTCAAAGGAACGACAGTAGGTACCATTTCCGATGCGGACGGTTCGTATCGCATCAAGGCCAAACCGACCGACGTGCTGGTATGTACGTTCTTCGGTTACAAATCTCAGGAAGTTACGGTCGGCAATCGCTCGGCTGTCAATTTTGCCATTGCAGAAGATAATACGAAAATCGACGAGGTGGTTGTCGTAGGTTACGGTACGCTGAAGAAAACGCAGCTGGTAGGTGCTGTCGAGAACCTCTCCGGCGAAGCGCTCGAAGGACGTACAAATGCCAACATTACCCGTTCGTTACAGGGGCAGATCCCGGGTCTGAACATCATCCAGACCGACGGTAAGCCCAACCATCAGGGTTCGGTATACGTGCGCGGTAACGCGACGGGTTATCAGTCGCGTAAGAGCGGTACGAGCGGTGAAGGTACGAAGCACTCGATCGGTCAGGGCGGTTCGGCTCTGGTGCTGATCGACGGTGTCGAAGGCGACCTGACGACAGTCAACCCCGAAGACGTCGAGACGATTTCCGTGCTGAAGGATGCCGCTTCGGCTGCCGTATACGGCGCTCGTGGCGCATTCGGTGTGATTTTGGTAACGACCAAAGCAGCTAAAAAGGATCGGGTTACCGTAAACTATAACGGTTCGTTCTCCATTAATCGTCGTACGGTGATTTGGGAAGACCATCTAGTATCCGACGGTTTGCAGTGGGCGGAAGCTTTCGCCGAGTTTTTCCAGGGTAATGACCGTACTCCCCAGTCGTCGGGAACGTTCCCCAGTGATGTCAACAAGGAGATCGGCTTCTCGCAGGCTTATCTCGATGAGTTCCGTCGTCGCAAGACCGATCCTTCCTACGAAAAGTATGGTAATTTGTATGGAAACCTGAACGAATTGGGCTCTACTACCAATAAGACCGTTTACTACGGCAGCACGGATTGGGTGGATATGTATCTGAAGGATTATAACTTCACGCAGACGCACAATATTACCGTATCGGGTGCCGGTGAACGCTCTTCATTCGCGATTTCCGGTCGTTATTACAATCAGGACGGTATCTATAATATCGGTGAGGAGGATTTCAAGTCCTATAACTTGCGTGCCAAGGGCGATGTGAAAATTGCCAAATGGTTGACGTTGGCCAACAATACGTCGATTTTCAGCCGTAAATATCACCAGCCTTTCGTCGTAAACGGATCGATGCCTATCTGGCGTCAGATCGAACACCGAGCTCAGCCGCTCTATCCGGTGTATAACGAGGACGGTACGCCGACTTACGCTGCTGCCGCAATGGTTTATGAAGGATGGATGCGAGATGAAGCCTACCAGGAGGATAATAAACTCGATGCGATCACGACGACGACTTTGACTGCTGAGCCGATCAAGGACGTATTGAAGGTTTCGGCAGACTTTACCTACAAGGCTATCCGTTCGAAAAAGGATCGTCTTTCGCCTACCCAGACGGGTTATACGACGGCAGGAGAGCCGCATGAATACAATCCGAACTCTTATAAGTCGCATTGGACATACGATACCGATTATGTCGCATCGAACATTGTTGCGACGTGGACTCCAAAATTGGGCGAGAATCACAATCTGAACGTTGTGGGCGGTTGGAATATCGAGAAGACGAAGTATCGTAACACCTATTTGCAGCGTAGAGGTATCCTCTATCCGTCGCTTCCTTCGTTCGAACTGATGGATTCGTCTGAATATAATGTTTCCGACGGTGGCTACGATAAATCTATGGTCGGTATCTTCGGCCGTATTAACTACACCTTGCTCAATCGTTACATCTTCGAGTTTGCCGCTCGTTACGACGGGTCGTCGCTCTTCCCGACCAATCAGCAGTGGGGTTTCTTCCCTTCGGGCTCGATCGGCTGGCGTATTTCGGAGGAGCCGTGGATGAAATGGTCGCGCAACTGGTTGGATAACTTCAAGATCCGCGCCAATGTGGGTTCGTTGGGCAATGCTTCGATCGATCCGTATCAGTTCTTGTCCCTGATGCGTACGAGCAATAGCGCTAGCAAATCGATCGAGAAGTCGTCTATCTTGATTAACGGCGAGCAGGTTCCTTACACTTCCTGGCCTACGATGGTTCCGGCGTCGTTGACATGGGAGACTGTTACGACGTATGATATCGGTGTCGATTTCGACTTGTTGCGTAATCGTTTGTCCGGTTCATTCGATTACTATTGGCGTTATACCAACGATATGTTGATCAATGGTCCCGATTATCCGCAGGTGCTTGGTGAGACTTCGCCCAAGGGCAATTTCGGTGCATTGAAGACCAAAGGCTGGGAGGCATCGCTTTCGTGGCGCGACAGCTTTAAGGTCGGCGGGAAACCGTTCAATTACAATGTGAAGGTCAGCGTCTGGGACAGCCGCACTTGGGTGAAGGATTACTACAACTCCGATGGTGCGATCTACTCTTACTATAAAGGCCAGGAATTGGGCGATATCTGGGGCTTCCGCACCGACGGTTATTTCTTGACCAATGAGGAGGCAAATAACTGGGCCGTAGATGCGTTCCATAAAAATGGCAACAATTTCCGTGCTTATGCCGGTGACTTGAAATTCCTCGATCTCGACGGTAACGGAAAGATCGAAAACGGAGGTGAGCGTCCTACGCTCGACAACCATGGCGATTTGGACATTATCGGCAATACGACGCCGCGTTATCAGTATGGTATCAATTTGGGTGCGAACTGGAACGGTATCGGTTTGAGTGTCTTCGTTCAGGGTGTCGGCAAGCGCGACTGGTATCCGATGGTCGAGTCCGGTTTCTTCTGGGGTATGTACAACCGTCCTTACGGTTATTTGCCGAAGGTTCATACGACCGATGCGGTCATTATGGATTACAGTACCGAAAACTGGCGCGTAACCAATCCGGGGGCATATTATACCCGTCGTGTAACCTATGCGGCTAATCGTAACGTCGGTCCTCTGACTTATGAAAACGATTATTATCTGCAGGATGCATCGTATTGGCGTATCAAGAATATTACGATCGATTATACGTTCCCGCAGGAGTTGACTCGTAAGATTCGTATCGAGAAGTTGAAGATTTATGTATCGGGCGATAACATTTTCACCCATTCGCCGCTCTTCAAGCATACCGATATGTTCGATCCGGAAACGATCGGTTTCGGTGATAGCGATTACAATGATACTACCGGCGGTTTGAGCGGTGTAGGTCAGGGTTACAGCTATCCGATGCTGAAGACGTGGACGATCGGTTTGAATGTCACTTTCTAA
- a CDS encoding RagB/SusD family nutrient uptake outer membrane protein yields the protein MKNIIRLFAIGAVAFTGVSCEDFLSADPVNRVSAEAFFVSESDLQLYCNGLLESYCPSANTIGMGDSYTDLTASKSGTDYYKPGAAWDAGKQTGWDVGDWRSIRRANIMLRDMVRAKENVSEAVYNHYEGVARFWRAYFYYSKVKTFGNVPWIDHVLDVDDALLYAGRDDREYVMSKVLEDLNFACTYCSTDTKTYKNVINRWVALAFKSRVCLFEGTYRKYHKVNPSTNQPWNNKYESADDFLQEAVDAANTIMTKAGLKLHNDYHALFTTSALGDINEVIWYREYKTSDGLNVWNDLTLNYNTSTASQKVSPTKALMNMYLTTDGTPIESDQVPMSKEFEGRDPRLSQTVHAPGHEWTYGGVTGPKPLNFTHVVTGYMFMKWSQEFENNYTTGRGDNSVPIFRLGEVLLNYAEAKAELNNGSLSQEDWNLTVGALRDRAGVKNIWPEDTANYKPDQWLIDYYAQAEGAAITNLSNTILEIRRERVTELILENLRVDDLYRWHCANLIALRDTEKGWKGVYLSADEVKNGMEFNGYTYTFTAADTNPNNYCIGTSMSDNNWTLTDGDHGYLVYHEDLRFDERMYVRPIPSAALSLNTNLGQNYGWEQ from the coding sequence ATGAAAAATATTATTAGATTATTTGCAATAGGGGCCGTTGCCTTCACCGGAGTTTCGTGTGAAGACTTTTTGTCGGCGGATCCGGTGAATAGAGTTTCGGCCGAAGCCTTTTTTGTTTCGGAATCCGATTTACAGTTATATTGTAACGGTCTCCTCGAATCGTATTGCCCGTCGGCGAATACGATTGGTATGGGAGATAGTTATACAGACTTGACCGCCAGCAAATCGGGTACGGATTATTACAAACCGGGGGCAGCATGGGATGCAGGTAAGCAGACCGGTTGGGATGTCGGTGATTGGAGAAGTATCCGTCGTGCCAATATTATGCTGCGGGACATGGTTCGAGCCAAAGAGAATGTTTCAGAGGCCGTTTATAATCATTATGAAGGCGTAGCGCGTTTTTGGCGGGCTTATTTCTATTATAGCAAAGTGAAGACGTTCGGCAATGTGCCGTGGATCGATCATGTACTCGATGTCGACGATGCGTTGCTCTATGCCGGCCGCGACGATCGCGAATATGTGATGAGCAAAGTGTTGGAGGATCTGAATTTCGCTTGCACGTATTGTTCTACCGATACGAAGACTTACAAGAACGTGATTAATCGTTGGGTAGCTTTGGCTTTCAAATCGCGAGTTTGTCTTTTCGAAGGTACTTATCGTAAATATCACAAGGTCAATCCGTCGACGAATCAGCCTTGGAACAATAAGTATGAGAGTGCCGATGATTTCTTGCAGGAAGCTGTCGATGCCGCCAATACGATTATGACGAAGGCGGGGTTGAAGTTGCACAATGACTATCATGCCTTGTTTACGACGTCGGCTTTGGGCGATATCAATGAAGTGATTTGGTATCGCGAGTACAAGACGAGTGACGGTCTGAATGTATGGAACGACCTGACGTTGAATTACAATACTTCTACTGCAAGTCAGAAGGTTTCGCCGACGAAGGCCTTGATGAACATGTATCTCACGACCGACGGTACCCCGATCGAGTCGGATCAGGTTCCGATGAGCAAAGAGTTTGAAGGCCGCGATCCTCGTCTGAGCCAGACGGTTCATGCTCCGGGACACGAGTGGACGTACGGCGGTGTAACCGGGCCTAAGCCTTTGAACTTCACGCACGTCGTTACCGGCTATATGTTTATGAAATGGAGTCAGGAGTTCGAGAACAACTACACGACTGGGCGTGGCGATAATTCCGTACCTATTTTCCGCCTTGGAGAAGTTTTGCTCAACTATGCGGAGGCGAAAGCCGAGCTCAATAACGGTTCGTTATCTCAGGAGGACTGGAATTTGACGGTAGGCGCGTTGCGCGATCGTGCTGGGGTTAAGAATATCTGGCCGGAAGATACAGCGAACTATAAGCCCGATCAGTGGTTGATCGATTATTATGCTCAGGCAGAGGGCGCCGCTATTACGAATCTGTCGAATACGATTCTCGAAATCCGTCGTGAACGTGTTACGGAGCTGATTCTCGAGAACCTCCGTGTCGATGATCTTTATCGCTGGCATTGTGCGAATCTGATCGCTCTTCGCGATACCGAGAAGGGTTGGAAGGGTGTATACTTATCGGCTGATGAAGTTAAGAACGGTATGGAATTCAACGGATACACGTATACCTTTACTGCGGCGGATACCAATCCTAACAACTATTGCATTGGTACCAGCATGAGTGATAATAACTGGACGCTGACCGACGGCGATCACGGTTATCTGGTATACCACGAAGATTTACGTTTCGACGAGCGAATGTACGTGCGTCCGATTCCTTCTGCGGCATTGTCATTGAATACCAATTTAGGCCAGAACTACGGTTGGGAACAGTGA